AGGTACTGACGAAATGCATGGAACGGTTTCTAAATCGGAGGTTCAATTTCTGGAACAAGGAcgtcagaagaagaagaagatgagtaCGAAAATGTCGGCGCCGAAAACAAAGTCTAAATACTCGTCTCAGGAGAAAGCTTGCTACCGATGCGGAGATCCAGATCACTTTGCCAACAAGTGCAGACATCAGTCAACCGTATGTAATTACTGCAAACGCAAAGGACACTTGGAGAAAGTTTGCCAAACGAAATTACGTGGAAACCCGAAGGAGAAGGCTGTTACACACCACATCGAAGACTCACCTGTAATCAAAGATGTCTTTCACCTGCGAAGCATGCCGGGGTTTGCCGACAAATTCATGCTGGATCTAACGATTGATGGAAGGACGCTGACTTTCGAGGTAGATACTGGATCACCGGTTTCCCTAATCAGTTCCCACGACCAAATACGGTACTTCAAGGACTTCCCTATCCACCCGACTGTTACAAAACTGGTAAGTTATTGCGACACCGATATTAATGTTCTCGGGAAAATTATGGTTAATACCCATTCGAACGGTGATGCGCTCACACTACCTTTACATGTGGCGGAGTCTAACAGACATCCAATTTTGGGTCGTGACTGGTTGCTGTGACTGATTCCGAAAGTGAAATTGAAGAGCCTGATGCAGTTGAAATCAATTCCATACAAATACTGCCATTAACTGTAGATGAGTTAGGTTCTGCTACACTAGCAGATAGTAGCGTATGGGAGTTAATTCGTGGATTGAGAACAGGTAGGATTGTTGATTCCAAGTTTCGATTCGGAGTTAGCCAGGAAGAGTTTGGTTTGCAGAGAGATTGCATTATGAGAGGTATTCGAGTGTATATTCCACCGTCTCTTCGACCGCGAGTCCTGAACGAGTTGCACTCGACACACTTTGGCGTGTCTAGGATCAAGTCGTTAGCGCGAAGTTATTGCTGGTGGGAAGGTATTGACAGCAACATAGAGGAGCTTGTCAAGAATTGTGCATCATGCCAGGCAACTAGATCAAACCCACCAAAAGTTTCTTTTCATTGTTGGGAGACTCCGTCCGCTCCATTCCAACGTGTTCACGCAGATTATGCGGGTCCTTTCTTGGGGTATTATTACTTGATACTCATTGACGCCTACTCGAAATGGCCTGATGTACATGTTGTCAAAAATATGACAACAGAAACTACGATAAGAGCTTGTCGACAATTTTTCAGCACATACGGTATTCCATTAGTATTCGTTAGTGATAATGGTCCACAATTCACTTCTGCGGATTTCGCAAAGTTTTTGAGAATGAACGGGGTCGTACACAAGTTCAGTGCACCCTACCATCCAGCCACAAATGGTCAAGCTGAAAGATTCATTCAGACGATGAAACTAAAGCTTAAAGCCATTAAGTGTGATCGATCCGAAATTCATGCAGAGCTGTGCTCTATATTGATGTCGTACAGGAAAATGATCCATCCCGCAACTGGCCTTTCTCCTTCTATGATGGTTTACGGTCGTCAAATTCGTTCTCGCTTAGATGTGATGATTCCAGATGGTAATCAAAAAGATCCTGAAACAATAGGAAAAGTTCGTGAGTTAGAAGAAGGTTCGAGAGTTTCCGCACGAGAGTATGTCCGGGACAATAAATGGGAGTTCGGTATTATTCAAAAGCGTTTAGGAAAATTACATTACCTTATCTTGCTTGATGATGGCCGAGTTTGGAAGCGCCACATAAATCAGCTACGAAACATTGGCCAAGGTGTTGTGAGCTCTTCAACGTTTGAACGTTTTACGCGCGGTGATCGGTCTGAGGATGTTCAAGACCAAAATGTCGCAGTAACTTCGTTTGGGCCAACAGTTTCGGCAACTGTAAGGGCTCAGCACCAACCCGACAGGACAaacgacaattacattcctatTCCTGCGCCCAACGTTACCGCAAAATCTGTTACTCCTATCCAATTACCCACGGTACCAGTATCTACCGCGATGGAATATGATGAGACCCAGAGATCTGAGGGTTCACGTGATGCGTTAGTGGATCAAGGTTTGCGACGCTCGAATAGGACCATTCGCCCACCAACTCGGCTCAACCTTTAAGTTAACGAAGGAACCTTTTACCCGAGGGAGAGCTGTTATAACCTGGCAGCACTGGACGCTGCCAACCGCAACGAGAGAAAGCGTTTTCCTACTTCCGTCAACGACGCACCACTTGGGCGAACACGTTACCGGTCAGAACAAACGAGTAGTCACGAGAGAAACACGTTCATACTTGCTCTctgtaaaaatatataaataaagttAGTTTGTACAGTAAATACTTTCGTTTGTGCTATATTCGTGATCCGGGCTACCGCGGGTTTACAATACTACCTAGTCATGATGGTAGTATCAAATCAACCGCCAGTTCCTTTGTTCTCACATCATCATTTTATGATAATCAAGTTATGAAGCTGTATGATAAAGAATAATCATTTATACAGCTAATAAATTTAACTTCTTAGATTCAACTATTAAAACTGCATAGATCAGTGGGAACTCGTTGTCCGAGGTTTCTACGGAGGAAAAGTGTGGCGGCAGTGTAGGATGacccattgtttatgtttcgaaGCGCAATCTGCGATTTGCAAGTGGGTACGCGAAACTAACGCCAAATGTCAAGTTGTGGGGAGTtggttggcccactactgccatctactcaactgattgcggcagtacatacgaacgcagctgattaacaaccgtcgaacgcagtcAATGTATTTGACAACCGCATttggataagaaaattattttgagctttttagtggaatgtcttcacttgtttaTAAAATcctattgaattccaccacttaattgtatcttgacagatacgtatttcgacctcaacagtaaggccgtcttcagtgtctcgtacttgactcgacttaagagccccgcacatagcatacgtttgcgttgcgtttgacataTTTCCCATGGTAAATGTGTCGAACGCATcacaaacgtatcctatgtgcgaggctcattcattcatttatttagtttacatctaaacagataacactgaatcaacaatttgacgccacaatacacggttcgaggccgcatctctccatcctcggatacgccccacgctcgccaagtcgttttgcacctggtctgcccatctcgctcgctgcgctccacgccgtctcgtacctgccggatcggaagcgaacaccatctttgcagggttgctgtccggcattcttgcaacatgtcctgcccatcgtacccttccggatttagctaccttctggatactgggttcgccgtagagttgggcgagctcatggttcattcttcgccgccacacaccgtcttcttgcacactgccaaagatggtcctaagcacccgtctctcgaatactccgagtgtttgcgagtcctcctcgagcattgtccatgtttcatgtccgtagaggacaaccggtcttataagcgtcttgtacatgacacatttggtgcggtggcgaatctttttcgaccgcagtttcttctggagcccgtagcaggcccgacttccacagatgatgcgccttcgtatttcacgactaacgttgttgtcagccgttagcaaggatccgaggtagacgaatttttcgaccacctcgaaggtatccccgtctatcgtaaactgcttcccaggcgggccctgtcgcgctcggttcctcCCACAAGCATgcactttgtcttcgacgcattcaccaccagtccaacttttgttgcttcacgtttcaggcgagtgtacagttctgccacctttgcaaatgttcggccgacaatgtccatgtcatccgcgaagcaaataaattgactggatctgttgaaaatcgtaccccggctgttacacccagctctccgcatgacaccttctagcgcaatgttgaacaacaggcacgaaagtccatcaccttgtcttagtccccggcgcgattcgaacgaactggagtgttcacccgaaatcttcacacagttttgcacaccatccaccgttgctttgatcagtctggtaagcttcccagggaagctgttctcgtccataattttccatagctctaccacaggtgtgtccttagttaaataaacaaatatattatggccaaaaatgtttctcatttttcttttacttcgtttataataaataaaaggaaggaaaaattacattttattcggTAATATTCAAAACCGAGATCCGTATTTTATTTACAAATTATTCCGTATTTTTTCACCGAATGCTCggcattttttgacatttttcatcATCGAGACTGCAAACCGAGAGCTCGGTAAATTGTTCAACTTTTTACTGAGAggactaccgagagctcagctgttgagaaatcggtaattctTTAACGAGCTCGTAAAATTGAATTAAGTgtgtaatatttgaacagatcCTCGGaattagagcatcattatcggtcgcgagcattttaatcacccgcgcagcgctttcattttagtttcgtcactcgtttccgtatcggtcactattttcggctctcattttggttgctgtattccgtaccggtgacgtttgacagttgacagttcatcaaat
The nucleotide sequence above comes from Armigeres subalbatus isolate Guangzhou_Male chromosome 3, GZ_Asu_2, whole genome shotgun sequence. Encoded proteins:
- the LOC134221519 gene encoding uncharacterized protein LOC134221519, encoding MALADPTASSNATPAVMPVSFSFEPFNAATAKFDRWLERLEISFRIYKVAQADRRDYLLHFMGGPTPAPLEILENYKFICRKQLDHEALCDYITDLEKLAQTCNFGAHLETAIRNQFVFGLRNRTIQSRLLEVRALTLEKAKEIAFSMEMSHRGTDEMHGTVSKSEVQFLEQGRQKKKKMSTKMSAPKTKSKYSSQEKACYRCGDPDHFANKCRHQSTVCNYCKRKGHLEKVCQTKLRGNPKEKAVTHHIEDSPVIKDVFHLRSMPGFADKFMLDLTIDGRTLTFEVDTGSPVSLISSHDQIRYFKDFPIHPTVTKLVSYCDTDINVLGKIMVNTHSNGDALTLPLHVAESNRHPILGRDWLL